One genomic segment of Aythya fuligula isolate bAytFul2 chromosome 5, bAytFul2.pri, whole genome shotgun sequence includes these proteins:
- the TSG101 gene encoding tumor susceptibility gene 101 protein isoform X2, with amino-acid sequence MAFSESQLKKMLAKYKYRDLTVQETTSVITQYKDLKPVMDSYVFNDGSSRELMSLSGTIPVPYRGNTYNIPICLWLLDTYPFNPPICFVKPTSSMTIKTGKHVDANGKIYLPYLHEWKYPQSDLLELIQVMIVVFGEEPPVFSRPTVSAGYPPYQATGPPTTSYVPGMPGGITPYPPGSTANPSYPNYPYPGGVPFPATTSVQYYPSQPPVTTVGPSRDGTISEDTIRASLISAVSDKLRWRMKEEMDRAQAELNALKRTEEDLKKGHQKLEEMVTRLDQEVAEVDKNIELLKKKDEELSSALEKMENQSENNDIDEVIIPTAPLYKQILNLYAEENAIEDTIFYLGEALRRGVIDLDVFLKHVRLLSRKQFQLRALMQKARKTAGLSDLY; translated from the exons ATGGCGTTCTCGGAGAGCCAGCTGAAGAAGATGCTCGCCAAG TATAAGTACAGAGACCTCACCGTGCAGGAGACGACCAGTGTCATTACTCAGTACAAGGACCTCAAACCTGTTATGGATTCATATG tttttaacGACGGCTCATCTAGAGAGCTGATGAGCTTGAGTGGAACCATTCCAGTGCCTTACAGAG GTAACACCTACAATATCCCAATTTGCTTGTGGCTGCTGGACACCTACCCTTTCAACCCCCCAATCTGTTTTGTTAAACCCACTAGCTCAATGACAATAAAGACAGGGAAGCATGTTGATGCGAATGGAAAGATATACCTTCCTTACCTGCATGAGTGGAAATAC CCTCAGTCAGACTTGCTGGAACTGATTCAAGTTATGATTGTGGTGTTTGGTGAGGAACCTCCAGTCTTTTCTCGGCCTACTGTTTCGGCAGGCTACCCACCATACCAGGCAACTGGCCCACCAACTA CTTCCTATGTGCCAGGCATGCCAGGTGGAATAACTCCCTATCCACCAGGAAGCACTGCAAACCCAAG CTACCCAAACTACCCTTATCCAGGTGGTGTTCCGTTTCCAGCAACCACTAGTGTTCAGTACTACCCTTCTCAGCCTCCTGTGACTACTGTTG GACCCAGTAGAGATGGAACTATCAGTGAAGATACCATTCGAGCTTCCCTTATTTCAGCAGTCAGTGACAAACTGAGATGGCggatgaaagaagaaatggatcGTGCACAAGCTGAACTCAATGCCTTGAAACGGACAGAAGAAGACCTGAAGAAAGGACACCAGAAACTGGAAGAGATGGTAACTCGCCTGGATCAAGAAGTG gCTGAAGTTGACAAGAACATTGAACTTCTCAAGAAGAAGGATGAGGAGCTCAGTTCTGCCttagagaaaatggaaaatcaatcagaaaataatgataTAGATGAAGTTATCATTCCTACAGCACCTCTTTACAAGCAGATCCTGAACTTATATGCAGAGGAAAATGCAATTGAAGACACCATTTTTTATCTTGGGGAAGCACTGAGACGTGGCGTGATAGATCTGGATGTCTTTTTAAAG catgtacGTCTTCTGTCTCGCAAGCAGTTCCAGCTGAGAGCATTAATGCAGAAAGCAAGGAAGACTGCTGGACTCAGTGATCTCTACTAA
- the TSG101 gene encoding tumor susceptibility gene 101 protein isoform X1, producing MAFSESQLKKMLAKYKYRDLTVQETTSVITQYKDLKPVMDSYVFNDGSSRELMSLSGTIPVPYRGNTYNIPICLWLLDTYPFNPPICFVKPTSSMTIKTGKHVDANGKIYLPYLHEWKYPQSDLLELIQVMIVVFGEEPPVFSRPTVSAGYPPYQATGPPTTSYVPGMPGGITPYPPGSTANPSSYPNYPYPGGVPFPATTSVQYYPSQPPVTTVGPSRDGTISEDTIRASLISAVSDKLRWRMKEEMDRAQAELNALKRTEEDLKKGHQKLEEMVTRLDQEVAEVDKNIELLKKKDEELSSALEKMENQSENNDIDEVIIPTAPLYKQILNLYAEENAIEDTIFYLGEALRRGVIDLDVFLKHVRLLSRKQFQLRALMQKARKTAGLSDLY from the exons ATGGCGTTCTCGGAGAGCCAGCTGAAGAAGATGCTCGCCAAG TATAAGTACAGAGACCTCACCGTGCAGGAGACGACCAGTGTCATTACTCAGTACAAGGACCTCAAACCTGTTATGGATTCATATG tttttaacGACGGCTCATCTAGAGAGCTGATGAGCTTGAGTGGAACCATTCCAGTGCCTTACAGAG GTAACACCTACAATATCCCAATTTGCTTGTGGCTGCTGGACACCTACCCTTTCAACCCCCCAATCTGTTTTGTTAAACCCACTAGCTCAATGACAATAAAGACAGGGAAGCATGTTGATGCGAATGGAAAGATATACCTTCCTTACCTGCATGAGTGGAAATAC CCTCAGTCAGACTTGCTGGAACTGATTCAAGTTATGATTGTGGTGTTTGGTGAGGAACCTCCAGTCTTTTCTCGGCCTACTGTTTCGGCAGGCTACCCACCATACCAGGCAACTGGCCCACCAACTA CTTCCTATGTGCCAGGCATGCCAGGTGGAATAACTCCCTATCCACCAGGAAGCACTGCAAACCCAAG CAGCTACCCAAACTACCCTTATCCAGGTGGTGTTCCGTTTCCAGCAACCACTAGTGTTCAGTACTACCCTTCTCAGCCTCCTGTGACTACTGTTG GACCCAGTAGAGATGGAACTATCAGTGAAGATACCATTCGAGCTTCCCTTATTTCAGCAGTCAGTGACAAACTGAGATGGCggatgaaagaagaaatggatcGTGCACAAGCTGAACTCAATGCCTTGAAACGGACAGAAGAAGACCTGAAGAAAGGACACCAGAAACTGGAAGAGATGGTAACTCGCCTGGATCAAGAAGTG gCTGAAGTTGACAAGAACATTGAACTTCTCAAGAAGAAGGATGAGGAGCTCAGTTCTGCCttagagaaaatggaaaatcaatcagaaaataatgataTAGATGAAGTTATCATTCCTACAGCACCTCTTTACAAGCAGATCCTGAACTTATATGCAGAGGAAAATGCAATTGAAGACACCATTTTTTATCTTGGGGAAGCACTGAGACGTGGCGTGATAGATCTGGATGTCTTTTTAAAG catgtacGTCTTCTGTCTCGCAAGCAGTTCCAGCTGAGAGCATTAATGCAGAAAGCAAGGAAGACTGCTGGACTCAGTGATCTCTACTAA
- the UEVLD gene encoding ubiquitin-conjugating enzyme E2 variant 3 isoform X1: MAFAAEELRKQLGRYKFRDLTIEELKTVNKTYPNFTFSMNTYTFKDGSQKDLLNFSGTVPVKYGNSYNIPIRLWILDSHPFAPPICFLKPTVNMGISVGKHVDAHGRIYLPYLQNWSHPKSTIVGLIKEMIAKFEEELPLYSLSSSDAARQSELLSYIAKITEGETDTKSKSKTGGDKNGGHFNKITVVGAGDLGIACVLAVAAKGVADKVVLLDLSEGAAKGGTMDLEIFALPNVEISKDFSASADSKVVVLTVNSLGSAQTYLDVIQSNVDLFRGIIPAVSHYSQNSVLLVASHPVEVMTYVSWKLSAFPKSRVIGVGGNLDTERFQYTLANLLQVQALGKDAWIVGEQGENKVLSWTSCNSHANQTETMVAQNSKEQVANRAMEILKGKGQRSWSVGLSVADLTESILKNKRKVHSVSTLAKGCCNINSEVFLSLPCILGTSGVIEMVKLEEDPSVQEKLQSSAGSIHDLQQQLKL; this comes from the exons ATGGCGTTCGCGGCGGAGGAGCTGAGGaagcagctgggcagg tataAATTCAGGGACCTGACCATAGAAGAACTGAAGACTGTTAACAAGACCTACCCTAACTTCACGTTCTCCATGAACACATACA ccttCAAAGATGGATCCCAGAAAGACCTCCTGAATTTCAGTGGTACAGTTCCAGTGAAATATG GTAATTCCTATAACATACCTATTCGTCTGTGGATTTTGGATTCTCATCCCTTTGCTCCCCCCATTTGCTTCTTGAAGCCAACTGTGAACATGGGCATTTCAGTGGGAAAGCATGTTGATGCTCATGGCAGGATTTATTTGCCCTACCTGCAAAATTGGAGCCAT CCTAAATCAACTATTGTTGGATTAATCAAGGAAATGATTGCAAAATTTGAGGAAGAGCTCCCTCTGTATTCATTGTCATCTTCTGATGCAGCCAGGCAATCAGAACTTCTCTCCTACATTGCAAAGATTACTGAAG GAGAAACTGACACGAAATCAAAGAGTAAAACTGGTGGGGACAAAAATGGAGGGCATTTCAACAAAATTACTGTGGTTGGAGCTGGAGATCTTGGCATCGCCTGTGTGTTAGCGGTTGCAGCAAAG GGTGTTGCAGACAAGGTGGTTCTTCTGGATCTTTCTGAAGGTGCAGCAAAAGGAGGAACCATGGACTTGGAGATCTTTGCTCTGCCAAATGTGGAGATCAGCAAAG atttttctgcttcagctgaTTCCAAAGTAGTGGTGCTGACGGTTAACTCTCTGGGCAGTGCTCAGACTTACCTCGATGTCATACAAAGCAATGTGGACTTGTTCAGAGGAATTATACCAGCAGTATCACACTACAGTCAGAACTCTGTTCTGCTTGTTGCTTCCCATCCAG TTGAAGTAATGACGTATGTGTCATGGAAGCTGAGTGCGTTTCCCAAAAGCAGAGTTATTGGAGTAGGTGGCAATCTGGATACGGAGAGATTTCAGTATACACTCGCAAACCTTTTGCAAGTACAGGCGCTGGGAAAAGATGCTTGGATTGTTGGTGAACAAGGGGAAAACAAAG TACTCTCATGGACCAGTTGTAACTCACATGCAAATCAAACTGAAACAATGGTTGCTCAGAATTCAAAGGAACAGGTGGCTAACAG AGCTATGGAAATCCTAAAGGGAAAAGGTCAGAGATCTTGGTCTGTTGGGCTCTCGGTTGCTGATTTGACTGAGagtatactgaaaaataaaagaaaggttCATTCGGTATCCACCCTGGCAAAG GGATGTTGCAATATAAACagtgaagtatttttaagtCTTCCATGTATTCTTGGAACCAGTGGAGTGATTGAAATGGTCAAACTAGAAGAAGATCCATCAGTGCAAGAGAAACTGCAGAGCAGCGCAGGATCAATTCACgaccttcagcagcagctcaaaCTGTAA
- the UEVLD gene encoding ubiquitin-conjugating enzyme E2 variant 3 isoform X2 — MAFAAEELRKQLGRYKFRDLTIEELKTVNKTYPNFTFSMNTYTFKDGSQKDLLNFSGTVPVKYGNSYNIPIRLWILDSHPFAPPICFLKPTVNMGISVGKHVDAHGRIYLPYLQNWSHPKSTIVGLIKEMIAKFEEELPLYSLSSSDAARQSELLSYIAKITEGETDTKSKSKTGGDKNGGHFNKITVVGAGDLGIACVLAVAAKGVADKVVLLDLSEGAAKGGTMDLEIFALPNVEISKDFSASADSKVVVLTVNSLGSAQTYLDVIQSNVDLFRGIIPAVSHYSQNSVLLVASHPALSRTLSLRGFFLTVTKIKENSVLCFV; from the exons ATGGCGTTCGCGGCGGAGGAGCTGAGGaagcagctgggcagg tataAATTCAGGGACCTGACCATAGAAGAACTGAAGACTGTTAACAAGACCTACCCTAACTTCACGTTCTCCATGAACACATACA ccttCAAAGATGGATCCCAGAAAGACCTCCTGAATTTCAGTGGTACAGTTCCAGTGAAATATG GTAATTCCTATAACATACCTATTCGTCTGTGGATTTTGGATTCTCATCCCTTTGCTCCCCCCATTTGCTTCTTGAAGCCAACTGTGAACATGGGCATTTCAGTGGGAAAGCATGTTGATGCTCATGGCAGGATTTATTTGCCCTACCTGCAAAATTGGAGCCAT CCTAAATCAACTATTGTTGGATTAATCAAGGAAATGATTGCAAAATTTGAGGAAGAGCTCCCTCTGTATTCATTGTCATCTTCTGATGCAGCCAGGCAATCAGAACTTCTCTCCTACATTGCAAAGATTACTGAAG GAGAAACTGACACGAAATCAAAGAGTAAAACTGGTGGGGACAAAAATGGAGGGCATTTCAACAAAATTACTGTGGTTGGAGCTGGAGATCTTGGCATCGCCTGTGTGTTAGCGGTTGCAGCAAAG GGTGTTGCAGACAAGGTGGTTCTTCTGGATCTTTCTGAAGGTGCAGCAAAAGGAGGAACCATGGACTTGGAGATCTTTGCTCTGCCAAATGTGGAGATCAGCAAAG atttttctgcttcagctgaTTCCAAAGTAGTGGTGCTGACGGTTAACTCTCTGGGCAGTGCTCAGACTTACCTCGATGTCATACAAAGCAATGTGGACTTGTTCAGAGGAATTATACCAGCAGTATCACACTACAGTCAGAACTCTGTTCTGCTTGTTGCTTCCCATCCAG cattGAGCAGGACACTGTCTTTGAGGGGGTTTTTCTTAACTGTTAccaagataaaagaaaatagtgtactttgttttgtttaa